The Comamonas sp. GB3 AK4-5 genome includes a region encoding these proteins:
- a CDS encoding hemin-degrading factor translates to MNTATMDRQTLSTFSDAAAVRAAFASQRAAGRRAKDAAQAIGLSEGAVVQSHTGTHDQSLQATPLRGGQWLAVLQALEACGPVMALTRNETVVHEKDGIYRNLTQQGPIGLCVNPDIDLRLFFMHWHAGYAVVEPGRGGSTAHSLQFFDAAGVAVHKVYARPATDLAAWQALVAHFADVGGEHGFKPAAPQPAVAPDASIDAAGLRSAWAAMQDTHEFFGLLKKFGCERQQSFRLTQGEFCQPLATTVVTALLQRAAEAATPIMVFAGSKGCIQIHSGPVQRIVPMDTPGAQWINVLDPGFNLHLRTDRVRSVWLVRKPTADGVVTSVEVFDDTGEVVAMFFGVRKPGQPELPQWRDLAESLQ, encoded by the coding sequence ATGAACACCGCCACCATGGACCGCCAGACCCTCTCCACCTTCAGCGATGCCGCCGCCGTGCGCGCCGCCTTTGCCAGCCAGCGTGCCGCAGGCCGACGCGCCAAGGATGCGGCCCAGGCCATAGGCCTGAGCGAAGGCGCCGTGGTTCAGTCCCACACCGGTACACATGATCAGTCGCTGCAGGCCACGCCCTTGCGCGGCGGGCAGTGGCTGGCCGTTTTGCAGGCCCTGGAAGCCTGTGGCCCGGTGATGGCGCTCACCCGCAACGAAACCGTGGTGCATGAGAAAGACGGCATCTACCGCAATCTGACGCAGCAAGGCCCCATAGGCCTGTGCGTGAATCCCGACATCGACCTGCGCCTGTTCTTTATGCACTGGCATGCCGGCTATGCCGTTGTCGAGCCCGGTCGCGGCGGCAGCACCGCCCACAGCCTGCAGTTTTTTGACGCAGCCGGTGTGGCCGTGCACAAGGTCTATGCCCGCCCCGCCACCGACCTGGCGGCCTGGCAGGCCCTGGTGGCGCACTTTGCCGATGTGGGGGGCGAGCATGGTTTCAAGCCCGCTGCACCCCAGCCCGCCGTGGCGCCCGATGCCAGCATCGACGCGGCCGGCCTGCGCAGCGCCTGGGCCGCCATGCAGGACACGCACGAATTCTTCGGCCTGCTGAAAAAGTTTGGCTGCGAGCGCCAGCAAAGCTTCCGACTGACCCAGGGCGAGTTCTGCCAGCCCCTGGCCACCACGGTGGTGACCGCGCTGCTGCAGCGTGCGGCGGAGGCGGCCACGCCCATCATGGTGTTTGCCGGCAGCAAGGGCTGCATACAGATTCACTCCGGCCCTGTGCAGCGCATCGTGCCCATGGACACCCCGGGCGCCCAGTGGATCAATGTGCTGGACCCCGGCTTCAATCTGCACCTGCGCACGGATCGCGTGCGCAGCGTCTGGCTGGTGCGCAAGCCCACGGCCGATGGTGTGGTGACCTCGGTGGAGGTGTTTGACGACACGGGCGAGGTGGTGGCCATGTTCTTTGGCGTGCGCAAACCCGGCCAGCCCGAGCTGCCGCAGTGGCGCGATTTGGCTGAGAGCTTGCAATGA
- a CDS encoding hemin ABC transporter substrate-binding protein, with translation MKKLNLKRRAALQRLVAGTALAWTGAGWGQAAASKKEAAGAVAARRIISLGGAVTEAVYALGAEHMLVATDTTSLYPDAAARTPKVGYLRQLSAEGVLSLRPGVVIGAGESGPATVLDQLRAAGVQVEVVAATHDWAEVLAKLRMAGRATGRQAAAEALALQLQQQWQATQAEVVRARTQPRALFILAHSGTPMVAGTGTAAHALLQMAGAQNVVQQFAGYRPLAAEAMAAVAPQVLVTTTQGLEAMGGEQAFWKRPELALTPAHARRALVAMEANHLMGFGPRLPSAVRQLHTQLLQQVVA, from the coding sequence ATGAAGAAATTGAACTTGAAACGCAGAGCCGCACTGCAGCGGCTGGTGGCGGGCACGGCCCTGGCATGGACGGGCGCGGGCTGGGGCCAGGCGGCTGCTTCCAAAAAAGAAGCTGCAGGAGCCGTGGCAGCACGCCGCATCATCAGTTTGGGCGGTGCGGTGACCGAGGCGGTCTATGCCCTGGGCGCTGAGCACATGCTGGTGGCCACGGACACCACCAGCCTTTACCCCGACGCTGCGGCGCGTACACCCAAGGTGGGTTATCTGCGCCAGCTCTCGGCCGAAGGGGTGCTGTCGCTCCGGCCCGGTGTCGTGATTGGGGCCGGTGAATCCGGCCCGGCCACGGTGCTGGATCAGCTGCGCGCTGCCGGTGTGCAAGTGGAGGTGGTGGCTGCTACCCATGACTGGGCCGAGGTGCTGGCCAAGCTGCGCATGGCCGGTCGCGCCACCGGCAGGCAGGCGGCGGCCGAGGCCCTGGCCTTGCAGCTGCAGCAGCAATGGCAGGCCACGCAGGCCGAGGTGGTACGGGCCCGCACGCAGCCCCGTGCACTGTTCATCCTGGCGCACAGCGGCACGCCCATGGTGGCTGGCACGGGCACGGCGGCCCATGCCCTGCTGCAGATGGCAGGTGCACAGAATGTGGTGCAGCAGTTCGCGGGCTACCGGCCGCTGGCGGCCGAGGCCATGGCTGCCGTAGCCCCCCAGGTGCTGGTGACCACCACCCAGGGCCTGGAAGCCATGGGCGGCGAGCAGGCCTTCTGGAAGCGGCCCGAGCTGGCCTTGACCCCGGCCCACGCCAGGCGTGCCCTAGTGGCCATGGAGGCCAACCACCTGATGGGCTTTGGCCCGCGCCTGCCTTCGGCCGTGCGCCAACTGCACACGCAATTGCTGCAACAGGTGGTGGCATGA
- a CDS encoding FecCD family ABC transporter permease, with protein MTQALTPPARAAWRLPSGRLAPAAALAGLALLAVLTLLWASAQGAYAIAPGQLLRMLGQWLTGQEGQGGQATQALVFLHIRLPRLMLGVAAGAGLGLAGALMQGLFRNPLADPGLIGVSSGAALAAAFTIVLGQTWLPGMKLGLGSWVLALAAFGGGMGVTVMIYLLAQTQGGTRVGLMLLAGIAINALAAAGLGYLSYVSSDEQLRNLQLWLMGSLGQSHWPSVLLVGAVVLLCALAARRLARPLNALALGEAQAQLLGVPVERSKRLIVVVTALAVGAVTSATGIIGFIGLVAPHGVRLIAGPDHRVVLPGSALLGAALVVGADALARTVVQPAEMPLGVLTAFVGVPLFLWMLRQFRSGL; from the coding sequence ATGACCCAGGCCCTGACCCCGCCGGCGAGGGCCGCATGGCGCTTGCCCAGTGGGCGTTTGGCGCCGGCTGCAGCGCTGGCCGGCTTGGCGCTGCTAGCCGTGCTGACCCTGCTATGGGCCAGTGCCCAAGGTGCTTACGCCATTGCCCCGGGCCAGCTGCTGCGCATGCTGGGCCAGTGGCTGACCGGGCAGGAGGGGCAGGGCGGCCAGGCCACGCAGGCGCTGGTGTTTTTGCATATCCGCCTGCCACGGCTGATGCTGGGTGTGGCGGCGGGCGCAGGGCTGGGTCTGGCCGGCGCGCTGATGCAGGGACTGTTTCGCAACCCGCTGGCCGATCCGGGGCTGATTGGTGTCAGCAGCGGTGCGGCACTGGCGGCGGCCTTCACCATCGTGCTGGGCCAGACCTGGTTGCCGGGCATGAAGCTGGGCCTGGGCAGCTGGGTGCTGGCGCTGGCGGCCTTTGGAGGCGGCATGGGGGTGACCGTGATGATCTATCTGCTGGCCCAGACCCAGGGCGGCACCCGTGTGGGCTTGATGCTGCTGGCCGGTATTGCCATCAATGCACTGGCCGCCGCCGGCCTGGGTTATCTGAGCTATGTGTCCAGCGACGAGCAGTTGCGCAATCTGCAGCTGTGGCTGATGGGCAGCCTGGGCCAGTCGCACTGGCCTTCGGTGCTGTTGGTGGGCGCTGTGGTGCTGCTGTGTGCGCTGGCGGCGCGGCGCCTGGCCCGGCCGCTGAATGCGCTGGCCCTGGGCGAGGCCCAGGCCCAGTTGCTGGGCGTGCCGGTGGAGCGCAGCAAACGCCTGATCGTGGTGGTCACGGCCCTGGCCGTGGGCGCCGTGACCTCGGCCACCGGCATCATCGGTTTCATCGGCCTGGTGGCCCCCCATGGTGTGCGCCTGATTGCGGGGCCTGACCACCGTGTGGTGCTGCCGGGCTCGGCCCTGCTGGGCGCGGCCCTGGTGGTCGGGGCCGACGCCCTGGCGCGTACCGTGGTGCAGCCGGCCGAAATGCCCCTGGGCGTGCTGACGGCCTTTGTTGGTGTGCCCCTGTTTTTGTGGATGCTGCGGCAGTTCAGGAGTGGGCTGTGA
- a CDS encoding heme ABC transporter ATP-binding protein, protein MNALTEEEAAMLQGLEPARGAHGGLHCQGLQIAAQRRGPLLAQVDARLRPGRVTAILGPNGAGKSTLLAALCGQQPARQGLLLWDGQPLARQPSTQRARRMAVMHQDTQLAFAFTVQDVVDMGRYPHRQAPAPDEAAIVQHCLQATGVAALAQREMASLSGGERARVQLARALAQIHGVAGPEGDVGGSRWLLLDEPTAALDLQHQHQAMALVRARSRQDGLGVVVVLHDLNLALRYADDVLLLPGQGAAAQWGAVQQVLTLATIARVWRMQGEFSAASDGTPQFIAGACCSPQRQSDGTV, encoded by the coding sequence GTGAATGCTTTGACCGAGGAAGAGGCCGCCATGCTGCAAGGCCTGGAACCAGCCCGGGGTGCGCACGGCGGCCTGCATTGCCAGGGCCTGCAGATTGCGGCGCAGCGGCGTGGGCCGCTGCTGGCCCAGGTGGATGCCAGGCTGCGCCCGGGGCGGGTGACGGCGATTCTGGGCCCCAACGGAGCGGGCAAATCCACTCTGCTGGCCGCGCTGTGCGGCCAGCAGCCGGCGCGCCAAGGTCTGCTGCTGTGGGATGGCCAGCCGCTGGCACGGCAGCCGTCCACCCAGCGCGCCCGCCGCATGGCGGTAATGCACCAGGACACGCAGCTGGCCTTTGCCTTCACCGTGCAGGACGTGGTGGATATGGGGCGCTACCCGCACCGCCAGGCCCCGGCGCCGGATGAGGCTGCCATCGTGCAGCACTGCCTGCAGGCCACGGGCGTGGCGGCCCTGGCCCAGCGCGAGATGGCTTCTTTGTCCGGCGGTGAACGTGCCCGGGTGCAGCTGGCGCGGGCGTTGGCGCAAATCCATGGGGTAGCCGGCCCTGAAGGCGATGTGGGCGGCAGCCGCTGGCTGCTGCTGGACGAGCCCACGGCCGCGCTAGACCTGCAGCACCAGCACCAGGCCATGGCCCTGGTGCGTGCGCGGAGCCGCCAGGACGGCCTGGGCGTGGTGGTGGTGTTGCATGACCTGAACCTGGCGCTGCGCTATGCCGACGATGTGCTGCTGCTGCCCGGCCAGGGTGCCGCCGCGCAATGGGGAGCTGTGCAGCAGGTGCTGACCCTGGCCACCATTGCCCGCGTGTGGCGCATGCAGGGCGAGTTTTCGGCCGCCAGCGACGGCACACCGCAATTCATTGCCGGTGCCTGCTGTAGCCCGCAGCGACAGTCGGATGGCACTGTTTGA
- the kefC gene encoding glutathione-regulated potassium-efflux system protein KefC produces MEHQAPIWLSYGFVYLSAAVLAVPLARALGLGAIIGYLGAGIAMGPWGLGLVSNVDDILHFAEFGVVLMLFVIGLELQPQRLWEMRRPILGWGMAQMLVCTGILFAAGWALGFSWRTSLIAALGLALSSTAISLQVLGERNLMRTPSGQASFSILLFQDVAAIPILALIPILGAAKAAEAAQGEHLLWLQIAKTVGTLALVGLGGRWLLRPLLRWIARSRTTEIFTAASLLLVIGMAMLMVQLGLSMALGAFLAGVLLADSEYRSELETNIEPFKGLLLGLFFMAVGMSIDFGVLLLAPWTMAALVLGFLALKAAVLWLLARRMQLPWRERPVFTLLLAQGGEFAFVVFQNAAQYQVFERSVSSMLVAAVALSMLLGPLLLVLLDKLLLGRSVCEIEEPQAEEIAEPQDAQIIIAGFGRYGQIVARVLLAQGIPSTILDHSVEMLEVAHTFGYRVFFGDATRMDLLRIAGAEKAKILVIAVDSAEQSIKIATLARKHFPQLQIVARARDMNHWYQLRDLGVQHAEREVFESSLLSARSVLELAGQSLEQAERMTERFRAHNLELAERMYPHHKDRAQLIAVAKQGREQLVEQMARERQEAEEAEAAEKSQQAAKPD; encoded by the coding sequence ATGGAACACCAAGCCCCCATCTGGCTGAGCTACGGCTTTGTCTACCTCAGCGCTGCGGTGCTGGCCGTACCCCTTGCACGGGCCCTGGGCCTGGGCGCCATCATTGGCTACCTGGGGGCTGGCATTGCCATGGGGCCCTGGGGCCTGGGCCTGGTCAGCAATGTGGACGACATCCTGCACTTTGCCGAATTTGGCGTGGTGCTGATGCTGTTCGTCATCGGCCTGGAGCTGCAACCCCAACGGCTGTGGGAGATGCGCAGGCCGATTCTGGGCTGGGGCATGGCGCAGATGCTGGTTTGCACGGGCATTTTGTTTGCGGCCGGCTGGGCCCTGGGCTTTTCCTGGCGCACCAGCCTGATTGCGGCCCTGGGTCTGGCGCTGTCGTCCACAGCCATCAGCCTGCAGGTGTTGGGCGAGCGTAATCTGATGCGCACGCCCAGCGGCCAGGCCAGTTTTTCGATACTGCTGTTCCAGGACGTGGCGGCCATTCCCATCCTGGCCTTGATTCCGATTCTGGGTGCGGCCAAGGCCGCCGAGGCTGCGCAGGGCGAGCATCTGCTGTGGCTGCAAATTGCCAAGACCGTGGGCACGCTGGCCCTGGTGGGCCTGGGCGGACGCTGGCTGTTGCGCCCATTGCTGCGCTGGATTGCGCGCAGCCGCACCACAGAGATTTTTACCGCCGCCTCGCTGCTGCTGGTGATCGGCATGGCCATGCTGATGGTGCAACTGGGCCTGTCCATGGCCCTGGGCGCCTTTTTGGCCGGCGTGCTGCTGGCCGACAGCGAATACCGCAGCGAGCTGGAAACCAATATCGAGCCCTTCAAGGGCTTGCTGCTGGGCCTGTTCTTCATGGCCGTGGGCATGAGCATCGACTTCGGCGTGCTGCTGCTGGCCCCCTGGACCATGGCCGCTCTGGTGCTGGGCTTTCTGGCGCTCAAGGCCGCCGTGCTGTGGCTGCTGGCGCGCCGCATGCAACTGCCCTGGCGTGAGCGTCCGGTGTTCACGCTGCTGCTGGCGCAGGGCGGGGAATTTGCCTTTGTGGTGTTCCAGAACGCGGCCCAGTACCAGGTGTTCGAGCGCAGCGTCTCGTCCATGCTCGTGGCGGCTGTGGCTCTGTCCATGCTGCTGGGCCCTTTGCTGCTGGTGCTGCTGGACAAGCTGCTGCTGGGGCGGAGCGTCTGCGAGATCGAAGAGCCCCAGGCCGAGGAGATTGCCGAGCCCCAGGATGCGCAAATCATCATTGCCGGCTTTGGTCGCTATGGACAGATCGTGGCCCGCGTGCTGCTGGCCCAGGGCATTCCCTCCACCATCCTGGACCACAGCGTGGAAATGCTGGAGGTGGCCCACACCTTTGGCTACCGGGTGTTCTTTGGCGATGCCACACGCATGGACCTGCTGCGCATTGCCGGCGCCGAAAAGGCGAAAATTTTGGTGATTGCCGTGGACTCGGCCGAGCAGTCCATCAAGATCGCCACGCTGGCGCGCAAGCATTTCCCCCAGCTGCAGATCGTGGCCCGGGCGCGCGATATGAACCATTGGTACCAGCTGCGCGATCTGGGTGTGCAGCATGCGGAGCGCGAGGTCTTCGAGTCCAGTCTGCTGTCGGCACGCAGCGTGCTGGAACTGGCGGGCCAAAGCCTCGAGCAGGCCGAACGCATGACAGAGCGCTTTCGTGCCCACAACCTGGAGCTGGCCGAGCGCATGTACCCCCACCATAAAGACCGCGCCCAGCTGATTGCCGTGGCCAAGCAGGGGCGTGAGCAACTGGTGGAGCAAATGGCCAGGGAGCGGCAGGAGGCAGAAGAAGCCGAGGCCGCAGAAAAGTCGCAGCAGGCCGCCAAGCCGGACTGA
- a CDS encoding DUF2798 domain-containing protein, whose amino-acid sequence MTRTSTPSSQPAAARTRRKLPRPYAPVVFAFYMSAIMALLMCAAIVGINSGFSNGYLLRVLGAYVFAMPIAFACVMLVRPLVTRLVAATVDI is encoded by the coding sequence ATGACACGTACATCCACCCCCTCTTCCCAGCCCGCTGCGGCACGCACCCGCCGCAAACTGCCCCGCCCCTACGCCCCCGTGGTGTTTGCCTTCTATATGTCGGCCATCATGGCCCTGCTGATGTGTGCGGCCATCGTCGGCATCAACAGCGGCTTCAGCAACGGCTATCTGCTGCGCGTGCTGGGCGCCTATGTGTTCGCCATGCCCATTGCCTTTGCCTGCGTGATGCTGGTGCGCCCCCTGGTCACACGCTTGGTGGCGGCCACCGTGGATATCTGA
- a CDS encoding LysR family transcriptional regulator: MPNLRAIETFVKALEGGSIASAARQLGITPAAASQNIARLERELGTRLITRTTRSMALTEAGERYLARVAPVLGELEKAQSDLSQLHGELQGRLRIACMAAFGRHVLAPLLPAFAARHPKLSLELLNVDRQVDVLKEDVDISVRYRDVLEPGMAVRPLVEVPRRLYAAPAYLQAHGWPRTAEDLLQHRCLLYRREMDGRIMRWPFYSEGRRVEPQLCIAAIANDIDALVEMAVAGGGLIWAGFFLVHEQVRQGRLVHLPMPPMPPVQAYGAGQALQFVEETLDFFACFRDRQYVPAKVRALVDYLLEVLPLQPKLQIPLAALGKQDSLTANREAVAGERVVRRAQSVFTISTQAR, translated from the coding sequence ATGCCGAATCTGCGCGCCATCGAAACCTTTGTCAAAGCCCTGGAGGGAGGCTCCATCGCCTCGGCAGCGCGCCAGCTGGGCATCACGCCGGCGGCGGCCAGCCAGAACATCGCGCGGCTGGAGCGCGAGCTGGGCACACGCTTGATCACCCGCACCACGCGCTCCATGGCACTGACCGAGGCCGGCGAGCGCTATCTGGCGCGGGTGGCGCCGGTGCTGGGTGAGCTGGAAAAAGCCCAGTCCGATCTGTCGCAGCTGCATGGCGAGCTGCAGGGCCGGCTGCGCATTGCCTGTATGGCCGCTTTTGGCCGCCATGTACTGGCGCCGTTGCTGCCGGCCTTTGCCGCGCGCCATCCCAAGCTGTCGCTGGAACTGCTGAATGTGGACCGGCAGGTGGATGTGCTCAAGGAGGATGTGGACATCAGCGTGCGCTACCGCGATGTGCTGGAGCCGGGCATGGCCGTGCGCCCCCTGGTGGAGGTGCCGCGCAGGTTGTATGCCGCTCCGGCCTATCTGCAGGCCCATGGCTGGCCGCGCACGGCCGAGGACTTGCTGCAGCACCGCTGCCTGCTGTACCGGCGCGAGATGGATGGGCGCATCATGCGCTGGCCGTTTTACAGCGAAGGCCGGCGTGTGGAGCCGCAACTGTGCATTGCCGCCATTGCCAACGACATCGACGCGCTGGTGGAGATGGCGGTGGCCGGGGGCGGCCTGATCTGGGCCGGCTTCTTTCTGGTGCACGAGCAGGTGCGCCAGGGGCGCCTGGTGCATTTGCCCATGCCTCCCATGCCGCCGGTGCAGGCCTATGGCGCGGGCCAGGCCCTGCAGTTCGTGGAAGAGACGCTGGACTTTTTTGCCTGCTTTCGCGACCGGCAATATGTGCCGGCCAAGGTGAGGGCGCTGGTGGACTATCTGCTCGAAGTGCTGCCCCTGCAGCCAAAGCTGCAGATCCCGTTGGCAGCGCTTGGAAAGCAAGACAGCCTCACGGCAAACCGGGAGGCTGTCGCTGGCGAGCGCGTGGTCCGCCGGGCTCAGAGCGTGTTCACGATCTCTACGCAGGCGCGTTGA
- a CDS encoding pyruvate, water dikinase regulatory protein: MHTRTVFVVSDGTGITAETFGSALMTQFNVKPRLVRIPFVDSADKAHQAVRQINHAGDVEGKKPIVFTTVVHPEVQQIIKNGCKGMLLDMFGTFVQPLEDELGEKSMHRVGRFSDVSHSKEYFDRMEAINYTLAHDDGQSNRDLAGADVILVGVSRSGKTPTSLYLAMQFGLKVGNYPLIPEDFDRRQLPPALEPLRKKLFGLTIDPSRLSSIRNERRPDSKYASLENCRHEVAEAEAMMRRSSIKWLSTTTKSIEEIATTILQEVLPERLGHY, encoded by the coding sequence ATGCATACGCGCACCGTTTTTGTCGTCTCGGACGGCACAGGTATTACCGCCGAGACCTTTGGCTCGGCCTTGATGACCCAGTTCAACGTCAAGCCCCGCCTGGTGCGCATTCCCTTTGTGGACTCGGCGGACAAGGCCCACCAGGCCGTGCGCCAGATCAACCACGCCGGTGATGTGGAGGGCAAAAAGCCCATCGTCTTCACCACCGTGGTGCACCCCGAAGTCCAGCAAATCATCAAAAACGGCTGCAAAGGCATGCTGCTGGACATGTTCGGCACCTTTGTGCAGCCGCTGGAAGACGAGCTGGGCGAAAAATCCATGCACCGTGTGGGGCGCTTTTCGGACGTCAGCCACAGCAAGGAATACTTCGACCGCATGGAGGCCATCAACTACACCCTGGCCCATGACGACGGCCAGAGCAACCGCGACCTGGCCGGCGCCGATGTGATCCTGGTGGGCGTGAGCCGCTCGGGCAAGACCCCGACCAGCCTGTACCTGGCCATGCAGTTCGGCCTGAAAGTGGGCAACTACCCCTTGATTCCCGAGGACTTTGACCGTCGCCAGCTGCCCCCGGCGCTGGAGCCGCTGCGCAAAAAACTGTTTGGCCTGACGATTGACCCCAGCCGTTTGTCGTCCATCCGCAACGAACGCCGCCCGGACTCCAAATACGCCAGCCTGGAAAACTGCCGCCATGAAGTGGCCGAGGCCGAGGCCATGATGCGCCGCAGCAGCATCAAGTGGCTGTCGACCACCACCAAGTCCATCGAAGAGATCGCCACCACCATCTTGCAGGAAGTGCTGCCCGAGCGCCTGGGCCATTACTGA
- the ppsA gene encoding phosphoenolpyruvate synthase, whose amino-acid sequence MSERFEATALVVPFENLRMSDVEVVGGKNASLGEMISQLPQGVRVPTGFATTAHAFRDFLAHEGLAGKISAKLAALDVDDVRALAAVGAEIRTMVEAQPFPADLEAAIRAAFIELQGGNAQASFAVRSSATAEDLPDASFAGQQETFLNVVGIEDVLHKMKEVFASLYNDRAISYRVHKGFEHDVVALSAGVQRMVRSDLGAAGVMFTIDTESGFEEVVFITSSYGLGETVVQGAVNPDEFYVHKPMLKAGKKALIRRNLGSKLIQMVFATPEEKAADGKLVKTTDVAPELRNRYSLTDAEVQQLAHYALVIEQHYGRPMDIEWGKDGTDGQIYILQARPETVKSQAKGQAEMRYKLKGTGPVLAEGRAIGQKIGTGPVRLVSDISQMDQVQAGDVLVTDMTDPNWEPVMKKAAAIVTNRGGRTCHAAIIARELGIPAVVGCGDATELLKDGTLVTVSCAEGDTGKIYDGLLETEVTEVTRGEMPAIKTKIMMNVGNPQLAFDFAQLPNEGVGLARLEFIINNNIGVHPKAILDYPAVDSDLKKAVESVARGHASPRAFYVDKVAEGVATIAAAFWPKPVIVRMSDFKSNEYRKLIGGSRYEPEEENPMLGFRGAARYISKDFGEAFRMECEALKRVREDMGLTNVKIMIPFVRTLGQAKRVTELLAENGLKRGDNGLQLIMMCEVPSNAILADEFLEYFDGFSIGSNDLTQLTLGLDRDSGLELLAADFDERDPAVKKMLERSISACLAQNKYVGICGQGPSDHPDFAQWLSDQGISSISLNPDSVVATWQRLAG is encoded by the coding sequence ATGTCTGAACGTTTTGAGGCGACCGCTCTGGTCGTTCCGTTCGAAAACCTGCGCATGAGCGACGTTGAAGTCGTCGGCGGCAAGAACGCATCGCTGGGTGAAATGATTTCCCAGCTGCCCCAGGGCGTGCGCGTGCCCACAGGTTTTGCCACCACGGCCCACGCTTTCCGCGACTTCCTGGCCCACGAAGGCCTGGCCGGCAAGATCTCCGCCAAGCTGGCGGCCCTGGATGTGGACGATGTTCGAGCCCTGGCCGCTGTCGGCGCCGAGATCCGCACCATGGTGGAGGCCCAGCCCTTCCCGGCCGATCTGGAAGCCGCCATCCGCGCCGCCTTCATCGAGCTGCAAGGCGGCAACGCCCAGGCCTCGTTTGCCGTGCGCTCCTCGGCCACGGCCGAAGACCTGCCCGACGCTTCGTTCGCAGGCCAGCAGGAAACCTTCCTCAACGTGGTGGGCATCGAAGACGTGCTGCACAAGATGAAGGAAGTGTTTGCCTCGCTGTACAACGACCGCGCCATCTCCTACCGCGTGCACAAGGGCTTTGAGCATGACGTGGTGGCCCTGTCCGCCGGCGTGCAGCGCATGGTGCGTTCCGACCTGGGCGCTGCCGGTGTGATGTTCACCATCGACACCGAATCGGGCTTTGAAGAAGTGGTCTTCATCACCTCCAGCTACGGCCTGGGTGAAACCGTGGTGCAGGGCGCCGTCAACCCTGACGAGTTCTATGTGCACAAGCCCATGCTCAAGGCCGGCAAGAAGGCCTTGATCCGTCGCAATCTGGGCTCCAAGCTGATCCAGATGGTGTTTGCCACGCCCGAGGAAAAGGCTGCCGACGGCAAGCTGGTCAAGACCACCGACGTGGCCCCCGAGCTGCGCAACCGCTATTCGCTGACCGATGCCGAAGTGCAGCAGCTGGCGCATTACGCGCTGGTGATCGAGCAGCACTATGGCCGCCCCATGGACATTGAATGGGGCAAGGACGGCACGGATGGCCAGATCTACATCCTGCAGGCGCGCCCCGAGACCGTGAAGAGCCAGGCCAAGGGCCAGGCCGAGATGCGCTACAAGCTCAAGGGCACCGGCCCCGTGCTGGCCGAAGGCCGCGCCATTGGCCAGAAGATCGGTACCGGCCCTGTGCGCCTGGTGTCCGACATCTCGCAGATGGACCAGGTCCAGGCGGGCGACGTGCTGGTGACCGACATGACCGACCCCAACTGGGAGCCGGTGATGAAGAAGGCCGCCGCCATCGTCACCAACCGCGGTGGCCGTACCTGCCACGCCGCCATCATTGCGCGCGAGCTGGGTATCCCTGCCGTGGTGGGCTGCGGTGATGCCACCGAGCTGCTCAAGGACGGCACCCTGGTGACCGTGTCCTGCGCCGAAGGCGATACCGGCAAGATCTACGACGGTCTGCTGGAAACCGAAGTCACCGAAGTCACCCGCGGCGAAATGCCCGCCATCAAGACCAAGATCATGATGAACGTGGGCAACCCCCAGCTGGCCTTTGACTTTGCCCAGCTGCCCAACGAAGGCGTGGGTCTGGCCCGCCTGGAATTCATCATCAACAACAACATCGGCGTGCATCCCAAGGCCATCCTGGACTACCCGGCCGTGGACTCCGACCTGAAGAAGGCCGTGGAATCCGTGGCCCGTGGCCATGCATCGCCCCGCGCCTTCTACGTGGACAAGGTCGCCGAAGGCGTGGCCACCATTGCGGCAGCCTTCTGGCCCAAGCCCGTGATCGTGCGCATGTCGGACTTCAAGTCCAACGAGTACCGCAAGCTCATCGGCGGCAGCCGCTACGAGCCCGAGGAAGAAAACCCCATGCTGGGCTTCCGTGGCGCAGCGCGCTACATCTCCAAGGACTTCGGCGAAGCCTTCCGCATGGAATGCGAAGCGCTCAAGCGCGTGCGTGAGGACATGGGCCTGACCAACGTCAAGATCATGATTCCTTTCGTGCGCACGCTGGGCCAGGCCAAGCGCGTGACCGAGCTGCTGGCCGAGAACGGCCTGAAGCGCGGCGACAACGGCCTGCAGCTGATCATGATGTGCGAAGTGCCTTCCAACGCCATCCTGGCCGACGAGTTCCTGGAGTACTTCGACGGCTTCTCCATCGGTTCCAACGACCTGACCCAGCTGACCCTGGGCCTGGACCGTGACTCCGGTCTGGAGCTGCTGGCTGCCGACTTCGACGAGCGCGATCCCGCCGTCAAGAAGATGCTGGAGCGCTCCATCTCCGCCTGCCTCGCACAGAACAAGTACGTGGGCATCTGCGGCCAGGGCCCGTCGGATCATCCCGACTTCGCCCAATGGCTGTCCGATCAGGGTATTTCCTCCATCTCGCTGAATCCTGACAGCGTGGTGGCCACCTGGCAGCGCCTGGCAGGCTAA